The following coding sequences are from one Triticum aestivum cultivar Chinese Spring chromosome 5A, IWGSC CS RefSeq v2.1, whole genome shotgun sequence window:
- the LOC123105981 gene encoding uncharacterized protein, which translates to MGRKAPPFAPAGRKRKGPSLPFLSPGKRRFIPTPARAATGWASLPDDIARQVAALVLKSGVVDYIAFRAVCSGWRTCAPAPRDPTLRIPSLRPVGWVALCDGDACQITFFHTQTARCLRVRLPELRRHRIIGFTDGLVILLHKRTTAVRVLNPFTGAAVDFPSLVPVYQELIKNRNCVLGMNAAVCTSVSSTTSIAVVAWFPWSSVVLSADAGHPSWEVIQTDMYLSNTLPFQGQLYGFLQSSSLPSQSQVPTHPPVLLLLMFHKSLVTRLSASTISWSPMETCYSLSSRQSLCTLM; encoded by the coding sequence ATGGGGAGAAAGGCGCCTCCTTTTGCTCCGGCCGGGCGGAAACGCAAAGGTCCGTCGCTCCCCTTTCTCTCCCCCGGCAAACGCCGCTTTATCCCCACTCCGGCGCGGGCAGCCACCGGCTGGGCGTCCCTCCCGGACGACATAGCCCGCCAGGTCGCCGCGCTGGTGCTGAAATCCGGCGTCGTGGACTACATTGCCTTCCGCGCCGTCTGCTCCGGATGGCGCACCTGCGCGCCCGCTCCGCGTGACCCCACCCTCCGGATCCCGTCTCTCCGCCCGGTCGGCTGGGTCGCGCTCTGTGACGGCGACGCCTGCCAGATAACCTTCTTCCACACTCAAACGGCGAGGTGCCTCCGCGTCCGCCTGCCCGAGCTCCGGCGCCACAGGATCATTGGCTTCACCGATGGTCTTGTCATCCTGCTGCACAAGCGAACCACCGCGGTCCGCGTGCTCAACCCCTTCACAGGCGCCGCGGTTGACTTCCCGTCCCTCGTCCCCGTGTACCAGGAGCTGATCAAGAACCGCAACTGCGTCCTTGGCATGAACGCTGCGGTTTGTACTAGTGTATCATCCACCACCTCCATTGCCGTCGTGGCCTGGTTCCCTTGGTCGTCTGTGGTGCTCAGCGCCGATGCAGGCCACCCGAGCTGGGAGGTCATCCAAACAGACATGTATCTGTCCAACACCTTGCCCTTCCAAGGTCAGCTCTACGGCTTCCTGCAGTCTTCAAGTCTACCCTCCCAGTCCCAAGTCCCAACCCACCCGCCGGTCCTGTTGTTGCTCATGTTCCACAAAAGTTTGGTAACCCGCCTTTCTGCAAGTACTATCTCGTGGAGTCCGATGGAGACATGCTACTCGTTGTCAAGTCGCCAAAGTTTGTGCACCCTGATGTAG
- the LOC123108404 gene encoding phospholipase D beta 1, translating into MSDDEDCRTTAALLASTSSNHRAVLLHGSLDIWIDEACNLPNKDILSNTMGGLLKSCTSDPGAKSTSDPYVTVLVGSATVARTHVIQDDENPKWRQHFLVPVAHEAAAVSFVVKDSDVIGAELIGAVAVPAESLLAGDRVDGVYPVLEPSGKPCAPGATLRMSVQYVPVARLTMYSHGVTPGPDFPGVPNTYFPLRRGGRVTLYQDAHVPGDGQCLPEIRLGNGELYRHGQCWHDVYDAMSEAKHLIYITGWSVFHTIHLVRDGDKARPLGDLLKKKSQEGVRVLLLVWDDPTSRSVLGIQMEGYMGTRDEETRRFFKHSSVQILLCSRSAGKRHSWVKQKETGTIFTHHQKTVIVDADAGNGKRKIVAFVGGLDLCGGRYDTPRHNLFHTLHTVHKEDYYNPNFAVTDERGPREPWHDLHSKIDGPAAFDVLKNFEERWSKSSKRHGSKKLSKSCNDTLLWIEKISEMAAIDDDVYSNDNDTERWDVQIFRSIDSNSVKAFPKDPREATIQNLVCGKNVLIDMSIHTAYVTAIRAAQHFIYIENQYFLGSSFQWDSHRDLGANNLIPIEVALKIANKIYANERFSAYIIIPMWPEGNPTGAPTQRILYWQKKTMQMMYEIIYKALKDTGLNGSYDPQDYLNFFCLGNREAVENANAFADAFSPTNPQDQARKNRRFMVYVHSKGMIVDDEYVIIGSANINQRSMEGTRDTEIAMGAYQPHYTWSNMFSAPRGQIYGYRMSLWAEHIGGVEASFERPDTLECVRRVRGIGDANWKRFVAEEVTEMRGHLIRYPVAVEWNGKVGPLQGCAAFPDVGGNICGSFSGIQENLTI; encoded by the exons atgTCGGACGACGAGGACTGCCGGACGACGGCGGCGCTGCTGGCGTCGACGTCGTCTAACCACCGGGCGGTGCTGCTCCACGGCAGCCTGGACATCTGGATCGACGAGGCGTGCAACCTCCCCAACAAGGACATCCTGTCCAACACCATGGGCGGCCTCCTCAAGAGCTGCACCTCCGACCCCGGCGCCAAGTCCACCAGCGACCCCTACGTCACCGTGCTGGTCGGCTCCGCCACGGTGGCGCGCACCCACGTGATCCAGGACGACGAGAACCCCAAGTGGCGGCAGCACTTCCTGGTGCCCGTGGCGCACGaggccgccgccgtgagcttcgTCGTGAAGGACAGCGACGTGATCGGGGCGGAGCTCATCGGCGCCGTGGCGGTCCCCGCCGAGTCCCTCCTGGCCGGCGACCGCGTGGACGGCGTGTACCCGGTGCTGGAGCCGTCCGGGAAGCCGTGCGCTCCGGGCGCGACGCTGCGGATGTCGGTGCAGTACGTGCCCGTGGCGAGGCTCACCATGTACAGCCACGGCGTGACGCCGGGCCCGGACTTCCCCGGCGTGCCCAACACCTACTTCCCGCTCCGGCGCGGCGGGCGGGTGACGCTGTACCAGGACGCGCACGTGCCCGGCGACGGGCAGTGCCTGCCGGAGATCCGGCTCGGGAACGGGGAGCTCTACCGGCACGGGCAGTGCTGGCACGACGTGTACGACGCCATGTCGGAGGCGAAGCATCTCATCTACATCACCGGGTGGTCGGTGTTCCACACGATCCACCTGGTGCGCGACGGCGACAAGGCGCGGCCGCTGGGTGATCTGCTCAAGAAGAAGTCGCAGGAGGGGGTCCGGGTGCTGCTGCTCGTCTGGGACGATCCCACGTCGAGAAGCGTCCTTGGCATCCAGATG GAAGGTTACATGGGCACACGAGATGAGGAGACACGTAGATTTTTCAAGCATTCTTCGGTTCAGATACTGCTCTGCTCACGATCTGCCGGGAAAAGGCACAGCTGGGTTAAGCAAAAG GAGACAGGAACTATTTTTACCCACCATCAGAAAACGGTGATCGTCGACGCCGATGCCGGCAATGGTAAACGGAAGATAGTCGCTTTCGTCGGAGGCCTTGATCTATGTGGTGGGAGATATGACACTCCAAGGCACAATCTGTTTCACACTCTTCACACAGTGCACAAGGAGGATTATTACAACCCAAACTTCGCG GTAACTGATGAGCGTGGGCCGAGAGAACCATGGCATGATTTGCATTCCAAGATCGATGGCCCGGCAGCATTCGATGTCCTGAAGAACTTTGAGGAGCGTTGGTCAAAATCATCCAAGCGCCATGGGTCCAAGAAATTGTCGAAATCATGTAATGACACGTTGCTCTGGATCGAAAAGATATCCGAGATGGCAGCTATTGACGACGATGTATACTCCAATGACAATGACACAGAGAGATGGGATGTTCAG ATTTTCCGATCGATCGACTCGAACTCCGTCAAGGCTTTTCCGAAGGATCCACGAGAAGCAACCATTCAG AATCTTGTTTGCGGGAAAAATGTACTAATCGATATGAGCATACACACAGCCTACGTTACTGCCATCCGAGCAGCCCAACACTTCATCTATATTGAAAATCAGTATTTCCTTGGCTCTTCATTTCAATGGGATTCACATAGAGATCTTG GCGCGAATAATTTAATACCGATCGAGGTAGCCCTGAAAATTGCTAACAAGATCTACGCGAACGAGAGATTTTCGGCCTACATAATAATTCCGATGTGGCCTGAAGGCAACCCAACCGGTGCTCCTACACAGAGAATTCTTTACTGGCAG AAAAAAACGATGCAGATGATGTACGAGATAATCTACAAGGCACTGAAAGACACGGGACTGAATGGTTCATATGACCCACAGGACTACCTGAATTTCTTCTGCCTCGGCAACCGAGAAGCGGTGGAAAATGCCAACGCTTTCGCCGATGCATTTTCACCCACCAACCCTCAG GACCAAGCTAGGAAGAACAGGAGGTTCATGGTGTACGTGCACTCCAAGGGCATGATCGTGGACGACGAGTACGTGATCATCGGGTCGGCCAACATCAACCAGAGGTCCATGGAGGGGACGAGGGACACCGAGATCGCCATGGGCGCGTACCAGCCCCACTACACCTGGTCCAACATGTTCTCCGCTCCCCGCGGACAG ATATACGGGTACAGGATGTCGCTGTGGGCGGAGCACATCGGGGGCGTGGAGGCGAGCTTCGAGCGGCCGGACACGCTGGAGTGCGTGCGGCGGGTGCGGGGCATCGGGGACGCCAACTGGAAGCGGTTCGTGGCGGAGGAGGTGACCGAGATGCGGGGGCACCTCATCAGGTACCCCGTCGCCGTCGAGTGGAACGGCAAGGTCGGGCCGCTGCAGGGGTGCGCCGCCTTCCCGGACGTCGGCGGCAACATCTGCGGCTCCTTCTCCGGCATCCAGGAGAACCTCACCATATGA